In Populus nigra chromosome 1, ddPopNigr1.1, whole genome shotgun sequence, one genomic interval encodes:
- the LOC133680619 gene encoding uncharacterized protein LOC133680619 isoform X1, producing MGTKRRTHCFYALFFLLVGFQDSVRGRLLLINKPDPNDPAASARWLVSQNSWGVLNTISSDLGGAPFGNVVSFSDGLPGEGSGIPYFYLTTLDPTAKNALQDQRSSFTISEYPLGTCGKKDPENPSCAKITLTGKLKVLKENSKEAELAKSALFAKHPEMRGWPKGHNFQFFKLDIEDIFLINWFGGPKPLTVDQYLHYKV from the exons ATGGGTACCAAACGCCGTACTCACTGTTTCTATGctctcttcttcctccttgTCGGTTTTCAAGATTCTGTGCGGGGAAGGTTATTATTAATCAATAAACCTGACCCCAATGATCCTGCTGCATCGGCTCGTTGGCTGGTCTCTCAAAATTCTTGGGGTGTCTTAAA TACCATTTCAAGTGATCTGGGAGGAGCACCATTTGG GAATGTTGTTTCATTTAGTGATGGACTACCTGGCGAAGGTAGTGGCATCCCATACTTTTATTTGACAACTCTTGATCCAACTGCGAAAAATGCATTACAAGACCAGAGGTCTTCATTTACTATCAGCGAGTACCCTTTAGGAACTTGTGGAAAGAAAGACCCTGAGAACCCCTCTTGTGCAAAAATTACGTTGACCGGAAAG TTGAAGGTACTAAAAGAAAATTCTAAGGAAGCAGAACTAGCTAAAAGCGCCCTGTTTGCGAAGCATCCAGAGATGAGGG GTTGGCCTAAGGGTCACAACTTCCAGTTCTTCAAATTAGACATCGAGGATATATTTTTGATCAATTGGTTCGGTGGTCCTAAGCCTCTCACAGTAGATCAGTATCTACATTATAAAGTGTGA
- the LOC133680619 gene encoding uncharacterized protein LOC133680619 isoform X2, which translates to MGTKRRTHCFYALFFLLVGFQDSVRGRLLLINKPDPNDPAASARWLVSQNSWGVLKNVVSFSDGLPGEGSGIPYFYLTTLDPTAKNALQDQRSSFTISEYPLGTCGKKDPENPSCAKITLTGKLKVLKENSKEAELAKSALFAKHPEMRGWPKGHNFQFFKLDIEDIFLINWFGGPKPLTVDQYLHYKV; encoded by the exons ATGGGTACCAAACGCCGTACTCACTGTTTCTATGctctcttcttcctccttgTCGGTTTTCAAGATTCTGTGCGGGGAAGGTTATTATTAATCAATAAACCTGACCCCAATGATCCTGCTGCATCGGCTCGTTGGCTGGTCTCTCAAAATTCTTGGGGTGTCTTAAA GAATGTTGTTTCATTTAGTGATGGACTACCTGGCGAAGGTAGTGGCATCCCATACTTTTATTTGACAACTCTTGATCCAACTGCGAAAAATGCATTACAAGACCAGAGGTCTTCATTTACTATCAGCGAGTACCCTTTAGGAACTTGTGGAAAGAAAGACCCTGAGAACCCCTCTTGTGCAAAAATTACGTTGACCGGAAAG TTGAAGGTACTAAAAGAAAATTCTAAGGAAGCAGAACTAGCTAAAAGCGCCCTGTTTGCGAAGCATCCAGAGATGAGGG GTTGGCCTAAGGGTCACAACTTCCAGTTCTTCAAATTAGACATCGAGGATATATTTTTGATCAATTGGTTCGGTGGTCCTAAGCCTCTCACAGTAGATCAGTATCTACATTATAAAGTGTGA